The Vibrio tritonius genomic sequence CATCGTAAATAACCAAACGCCCAGTTCTAGTGCGTTGTTCTGCGTAATAGTCGTTACCTTCTAAGTTTAACGTAATAACTTCGCCATTAGGTTGCTTATATTCGTAGCTTTGCCCGTTGTAAGGCATTGCTGCATGTACTGCACCTGAAAGCAAAGATAAACAAAGAACACCACTGCTTATATGTTTATTCATAAAGGACTACCTTTGAATAATAAAAATTAACAAACACTGTTTTGTAAACAGGCGTAATAAAACGAACTGCTAATTTTTATCGTTAATAAAAATAACTAAAAATATTTTCAATCAATATTTCGTTTGCAAAAACAGGTGTGAAGTTTAATTAAATTTACAAAGAGATCTATTGTCCAAACTATAAATTGTTTATTTATGAGACATTGTGTGAATCAAAAGTGATACATAAATTACAACAATATCAATAGCAAATAATACATGAATTATTTGTAACAAAATGTGTAATACATGGCTGTTTATTACTGAGTAATTATTCTAATGCCTGGCTTTAAGTATCTAAACTGGATCGAGTTGTGAATAGGATTTATTCGATTTAATTAAACCTTTCGGTCAAAAAAAGAAATTGCGCCACTGAGGCGCAATAAATAGAAAAATAACAATTGAGAAAAGACACATGTGAAAGAGAGTGGTTCTCTTTTCTTGGCTAATATTAATTCTGCCACATGACAAACAAATGGATCTTCTATGGACATACTGTGTCAACTATGAAAACTATATGACAACAGGCCATTAAACGGTGTTTAATGGCCTGTTTTTTACCTGATGCTGGATTAAATAGCAAAGCACTACCGAAGTTTGAATTTGCCTACAATAGTGGCTAAGCGCTCGTTGATACCAGAAATATCGTTCACTTGAGCGGAAGAATCAACATCGTTTTGGTTTAGCTGCTTAACGATGTCAGTTATTTCCGACATGTTTTTACTGATCTCAGCAGTCACGCGGTCTTGTTCTTCTGCAGAGGTTGCGATCTTAATACTGAGGTCCGTAATATTGCCGACTTGCGAGGTAAGGCTGTTAAGCGATGTTTCAACCTCTGTCGTGCCGTTGAACGTTTCGTGGCAAGTGGACTTTGTCCCTTCCATTAAGCTCAACACTTCTTGGCTACCATCGAGTAGTTTGGTGAGTGCTCGTTCAATTTCTTCCGTGCTTTCTTGGGTTCGACTGGCGAGTGCTCGAACTTCATCAGCTACAACCGCAAAACCGCGTCCTTGCTCACCAGCGCGAGCTGCTTCAATGGCGGCGTTTAGTGCAAGTAGGTTTGTTTGAGCTGCAATGTCTCCTATAACACTTAATATTTGGTTAATGCCTTTGGTTTCATCACTCATGTTGCTCATACTGCTTGCCGTGTTTTCAACATCAGAGACGAGTCGATCAACATAAGATTTGGCGTTGTTTAGCGTACGCAGTGATGAACTCCCCATCTGCGATACTTCTTTCGTGTATTCGACCGATTCCTGTGCATTTTGCGCCATCATATTAGCCGTTGCACTCATCTCCTCAATAGCGGTAGAAATTTGTTCCGTTTCGCGTACATGCTGATTGAGAATGGTTGAATTTTGGGTTGATGTGCGCTCTAAAGAGGAAATGTTATTGACTAATTGACCAGAGAAATCTTCAATCTGCAACATCATTTTTTGTAAGTGACTAATAAACGTATTGACGTCCTCAGCGATAATGCCAAGGTCATCATTTGAAGTAACATCTAGGCGGCGTGTTAAATCACCCTCACCGCTAGAGAGAGTATGGATTGTCTCTTTAAGGGCAAGAATTGGTCGATATAGAATGTTCAATAGCAGCATGGTCAACAGTACTGCGATAACAACACAAATAATGGTTAAAATGATGGTCTGTTTGGCCATGCTGTCCAAAGACGCAAACACCACGCTCTTATCGAGCCCAACCAACAAATACCAATTTTTATCACCGTACTGGATTTTTTCAGAAAACATGACTTTATCGACATCGCCAAGTTTGTAGTCGATACTGCGGTCACCACGCTTAATTTTATCAACTAAATGCGATAGTGAACCAAAGTCCATTAACTTTTGTCCGACTTTTACTGCTGTTGATGTGCTGGCGAGAATTGAAGAATCATCTTGCATGATGAGCGTTACCGCTCCTTTCATTTCAACGGAATTCACTACATCTTTCAATACGGTTAGCGGAATATCAGCTAATACAACAGAGCGTGTCCCTGCACGTTTACCGATACTCACCATGAGCTCTTGCGTCGTGGCATCGGCGTAAGGATCGGTATATATCAGCCCCGATGCTGACATCGCATCTTTGAACCAAGGCCGTTGTGATGCGTTGTAAGTTGGCGGGTTTTTGAAGTCTGTCCATCCCGGTAATGGGTAAGAACAGTAAGCATCACCATTATCAAAACCAATAGTGATGTTAAAAATATCGGAAGCTGAGGCAGCGATCCTCATATTTTGTGCATGATTACTGGTGTAATTATTCTTTTGATAATCTTGAGCCAAATTGTCGATTGCTCTGGATTTTTGAGTAATGAATGACGTTAATTTCCCCGCGATTTGATGAACATAGTTAGTGGTATTTTGATAAATCGTTGTTGTTAAAATCTCACTAGCGCTGCGATAGTTAAAATAGTTTGACGTTCCTACAGAAAGTCCGGTGATCAAAGCGGAAGATAGAATTAATGTCCGTTTAAAGCCAAGCTTGCTCATAGTTTCCTCATGATTGTTATCATTGAGCTGCTCATGTTGCTCAATGTGCCACCAGCCATAAGTAGTACTGGTTCCAACGAGTTAGTATGGTTTTGGTATATAACCTTAATAGTCAGGCAGTAGAGCAACATACCTTTGCATAACAAGGTTACAAAAATGAGTTTAGGACAAGGATTTCAATTAGGGACAAATAATTTGCACTAAATATGTGAGCAATAACAAAATTTATTGTGATTGATTATGCTAGACAGCTGGTTTTTTGGGGAGAGGGCAAATTAGGTTATGCGGACGAACTGTGTTTGGGGTTGCTTAGATAAAAATACAGGCACATACGTGCCTGTATAAAAAGTAGTTAACGTTGAATTACTTTTTACGGCAATATTCCGCAATCACATACATGGATTGTCCGTTTGCTTTACCAGAGATCAGTTTTGGATCGTCTGATAAGCTAATACCACGAATCACTGTACCTTGCTTGATTACTTGGCTTGAGCCTTTTACTGGTAGGTCTTTGATGATAGTGACGTCATCACCTTTTTTCAGTTCAACGCCGTTTACATCACGAGGTTTCTCAGCATCGTCGTCCATACCAATTGCAGCCCAGTTAGCAACGTCTTCTTCCATGTACATCATATCGAGAAGATCTTGCGCCCAACCTTGTTCAGCGGCTAAACCTTTTAATTGACGCCAAGCCATAACTTGGACCGGAGCCTCTTGGCTCCACATGCTGTCATTAAGACAACGCCAGTGGTTTACATCTACTGTTTCTGGATTTTCGATTTGACCTTTACAGGTATCGCATAGCATCACAGCGTGATCGACAGTAATTTGCGTGTGAGGAGCAACAACAAAAGGCGCTAGAGGTGCGTCAGCGGAGCATAGCTCACATTTTGAGTTGCAGCGTGCAAGTAAAGTTGCTTCAGTAGACATTTGTTTCCACCATTGTAAATTTCGTGAGCGGGGTATTATCCATTTTATACACAAGAAGAAAAGGGATATTCACCGAAATTGGCAAAAATCATGATCTTGTGTGACTTAAATCATTGCTATTACGTCATCAAAATGAATCAGTACGGGCTTTGTTCAGTCATAAGTGTGGTGCACACCCAAAACAAAAACAAACCTTTTTTTCTGACTTTTACACCGCTAAACTAGTATTTAACTATTCATTATCAGGAGCTTGACCATGAATATTTGGAAAAAGCCAATAAGTCTTGAGATTCTAAACGCCACATCAAAAAATACGCTAATCGACCATCTCAATATTGTGTACACCGAGATTGCAGATGAGAGCATTACTGCCACCATGCCGGTTTGTTCTTTTACTCATCAGCCTTTAGGTATGTTGCATGGTGGTGCATCGGTGGTACTTGCCGAAACGTTAGGCTCTGTGGCGGCCAATTTCTGTGTTGGTGATGATGAATTTTGTGTGGGGTTAGACATCAATGCAAACCATGTTCGCTCTATGCGTGATGGTATGGTGATTGGTACAGCTACGCCAATTCACCGTGGAGTTTCGACTCAAGTGTGGCAAATTAACATAACCGACGAGCGCGATCGCTTGGTATGTACTAGCCGTCTAACCATCGCGGTTCGTAAAGTTCGTAAGCCAGAGTAGAGCAAGATGTTAATTGAATTTAGCCAAGGAAAAATTATCGTGACTCCTCACGAGATCGTGGTGAAACTTTCTTCCTTACCGCAGTGTGTTTTACAAGCGGAGCAAAGCGCGGTTTCCCTATTTGGTGCTGGTGCAAACGTGATGATGGCCAACGTTGGGGGAGTGAAATGGTCATTAAAACTAGACAGTGAAGAACAAATTCAGACGATTTCTCAAGAGCTTGGCTGCGAAATAGCTTAAGTTATCACAAATGATGTGATCCACAACAAAGGCGTGCTTGCTTTCTCAGTCTAAAATGAGGAAACTGAATTTTATTATACTGATATAAGAGAATTTCCCCTATATGAGCAGTCCACGCCTTCGTGTCCAGTTTGAAACTCTGTTTGAATACTACGCTGGCCAAGATACCGAGACACAACTGGAAGATGTGACTGACATTCTCTGCTGTACTCGGCGCAATGCCCGTATTGTATTAAATAAAATGGAAGAAGAGGGGTGGATTGAATGGCATCCCGCGGCTGGACGGGGCAAGTTATCACGGCTTAATTTTAAGCGTAGCCGTTCAGACGTAAGTGAAAACTTGGCACGACGTTACCTCGATGAAGGGAAAATCGGTCAAGCATTAGGGGTGTTGGAAAATGACGCCGCTAAACTCACCCAGGTGATTCAAAGCTATTTGGGGGTTCAACATTCAGAAGGTATGCCCGTGGTGCGGCTACCTTATTATCGTCCACTTTCCATGCTTAACCCCGCCAAGTCCATGCGACGTTCAGAGCAACATATTGCTCGACAAGTCTTTAGTGGGCTGACTCGATTTGATGAAAATGAAGACATTCGGCCAGACTTAGCCCACAGTTGGGAGGCGCTGAGCTCGCACCATTGGCGTTTTTACTTACGCCCTGGTGTTCGTTTTCATAATGGTGAATTGCTCACAACAGATATCGTGGTAGATAGCCTGTGGCGTTTACGAACGCTAAAACTGTTTTCTCACTTAGAATCTGTCTCTTCGCCAGGGGATTGGGTAGTCGATATTTATTTGCAAAAGGCCGATCAACATCTACCGCTTTGGCTCGCAGAGACCAGCGCCAAAATTACCTTACCTGAGAGTTCACGTAACGACGACTTTGATTTGCTTCCTGTGGGGACCGGGCCATACCGAGTGGTACTTAATGACGATAAGCGGCTCGTGCTTCAAGCCTATGATGGCTACTTTGGTTTTCGGCCACTATTAGACCGCGTTGAGGTGTGGGTCATTGACGAAGTGCATTCTTCGTTGGTCTTTCCTTCATTAACTAATCCCATAAAATCTGGACGTAAAACCTCATTTACCGAAGATGTAGAGCTCGATCCTGGTTGTACTTATCTGCTTCTTAACCGCAAACAAGGCGTTGCCGCACAAGATGAATGGGCCGATTATCTGTGTAATAAGCTCTCAACGCTGAATTTAATGCGCATGTTGCCTGAGGAATCAATTGTGGAAATGGGGCTGTTGCCAGCCCATGGATTAAAACCTGGTTGGTACCATCGACCACTTACCAATTCTATTGCAGTGCCACTGCGTGGCCAGACTATTCGCATCGCTTACCATGCTCGCCATCCTATGTTTCCATTATTGGCCAATGCGATAGAAAAACTGCTTCATGACGACGGTCTAAAAGTTGAATTTGTTCGTTACGAACAAAGTGTGGTCGAGCCTGACTCGATCAACATTTGGATTAAGGCGATGGGCATCGCCAATCACCGAGACGATGCATTAGCGGGCTGGTTACTGAACGATTCTGATATCGAGATCATGAGTCAACACGACGATTTCAGTTATTGGCACGAGCTGATTGATGAATGGCGTGAAGAGTCAGATCAACCTTTCCCTGGCCGGGAAATTGGCAAATCATTGATCGAAAAAAGACAGCTGGTTCCCTTGTTCCACTGCTGGTTAGGGGTTTCTAAAGACCAATGTGGCGCGCTACAAAATGCCAAATGCAATGCACTAGGTTGGTTCGATTTTAGTCAAGTATGGATAAAACCCGATCATATCTGAGGTTTTTTGGTATTGAGTGGAGCCGCTCACATAAATGTCTACCATGCCGACTATGCTTGAGATACGAACAGATTATCACGAGGTGTATATGGAGCTTGGTTTGGTTTTCGCTTTCATCATCGTTGGTATTCTTATGGTATGCAAAGAGATGAAATCGCAGTAATGAAAAAGCCCGCTGTTATAGCGGGCTTTTATTAGATTGTAGAATCAGAACTGATATTTAGCTGAAACAGCAAAGTTGCGTTTTGCTTCTGTATCCGATGAGTATAGCTGGTTACGACCACGCACATTATTCCAAGAGTAGTACTCTTTATCCGTCAAGTTAAACACCCCAGCAGAAAGAGTTAAGTCTTTGATTGGCTTATAATATGCAGTAATATTAACCACAGTTGCGCTTCGCATTTCTGTTTGGCTGCTTGAGCTAATATCGCCCGAGTGTTTGGCTGCGGTGTAGTTCACTTTCACACTGCTACCCCATGTTTGGTTAGGGGAGTCGTAGTTAAGCGATACGATGGCATTCCATGGGTTTACGCTGTCTAACGGTTCACCATCACCATCTTCACCTTCCGTATAAGCTGCAACGGTTTTTGTGTTTAAACCTTCAGGAGCCCCGACCAATTCATCCCAACGCAAGGTGTTAGCCAGTTCAATCCCTTTGATTTTTGCTTTGTCGATGTTGGTGTAGTAGTACTGAGTTAAACCGTTATCACCAGCTTGGTTGGTTTGGTCTATAAAGTCGTCGTAATCGCTGTAGAATACTGAAATTTCCGATGCACTAAAGCGGTTACTGTTACGGTATCCAAGCTCATACGAAATACTTTTTTCAGCTTTTAGGTCAGCATTAGGAATGCTTTCGTAACCGTATTCAGGATGGCTGTAAATATAATACAGTTCATCAAATGACGGTGCACGGAAGCCTTGACTCACTTGTGCAAATAGCGAGTTTTGTTGGTTTAAGTGGTAAACAGATCCGAGGCGTGCGGTCAGTGCTGAGTCACTATAACTATCATAACTTTCACCATCAACATCACTAGGATCGGTATTAAACCAATCGTAACGTAGCCCCGGTGTCACCAATAGGTCGCCATTGAGGAAACTTATCTGGTCTTGTACGAACACCCCAAACTTCTGTTCTTTTACATCAGGGGTATACACGGTTTCAGCCGATGTTGTGGTGCCGCTGCTGGTCGTGGTATCTGTCACAAAGGAATTGGTGATATCGGCATAGCTATAGTTGGCACCATAGGTAAATTGATGTTCGTTACCCAATAGCGTCACTTTTTTGTTTAGCTGAGTTTCACCTTCCCATTTTTTCGATTCGTATACATAATCTTTCTTCTCATAACTTGAAGAGGAACTATAAGTACGGTGGGTGAGGTTACTTTCTTTTTTATCTTGCCAGTTCACTTGCGAAACGATGGAATCGGCCATGCCTAAATGGCTGTACCAAATGTGTTTAAGGCCAAGGCGCACTTTGTCCGTCGTGTCGTCACCGGTATAGCCGGTGTAGTTTGCATTGTAGATGTCAGAATCCGTTTGATTATGAATATCTTCACCAATGAATTCAATGCGATGATCATCATTTAACTGATATTGCAGTTTGAGCATGATGTCATTTTTGGCTGTGTCTTGTGAATCGGCCGAGTAGCTTGCTTCATCATCAGAGTGACGGAAGTTTTGCACTTCTTTGCCATCACGACGAGTCACCGAAACTAACGAGTCAAGATCGCCAGAACGATGTGCAACAATGACGTTCTCCGCAAAAGATTTATCTTTAGAAGAGTAGGAGAGCTTTACTTGGCCGCCAGTGTTGTTGCCTTCTTTAATAAAATCAACAGGGTCTTTGGTTTCAAAAGCAACCACGCCACCAACCGCATCACTACCATAAAGACTGGATGCCGCGCCTTTCACAATTTGCACATTTTTAATCATGTCTGGGTCGATGTAGATAGCACTTGAGTTGATAAACCCAGTTGTTCCGCCATCATACGATTGACCTTGAGTCATACCATCGACCAAGATTTTAACGCGATTGCCTTCAATACCTCGGATATTGATGTTTTGAATTCCTTGACGATCAGCGCTATTAACGGAAACGCCAGGAACATCATCAAAAATGTCTTTCAGGTCTTTGTTGAGATTACGTTCGATTTCGTCAGCACTAACGATTGTGACTGAAGCAGCGGTATTACCAAGCGTTTGGTTACTCCGTGTTGCCGTAACGACAACTTTTTCAAATTGGTTCTGCTCTTGAGTGTCTTCCGCATAGGCGTTATGCGACAGAGCAAGTAAAATTGCCGTAGAAATGATAGATTTATTAAACATCTACTTTACCTTCTTATCATTATTTTATGTCTTTACGAGAACGGCACAGAGTGTAGTGAATCTAAATAATAATTACTATCATTTGCATTTACATATTAAATTTGAGGTTTATCGATATTCTTTTAAATTCATATTGTTTAGTCTATATTTATCATCAAGTTAGTGATTGATTTAAACGGCACAACTGGTTAGTCTGTAAATATTTGTAAGTTAATAAATGTGACATAAATCACGGAGTGCGAACTTGTTCAACTCGTAGAAAAATGTGTAAGTCCATCTTTTCTAACGAAGAATATTGTCAATTGTGCAGAGAGCCGTTGACAGATACGCAAGTCACCAGTGTATTCTGTGGTGAGAACACAATAAGGGAAGCATACAGTGCAAAGTCCAATAACGTTAGAAGCATTACATATTCTCGATGCCATCGATCGGCGAGGGAGTTTTGCTGCAGCTGCAAATGAACTCAATCGTGCACCAAGCTCATTGAGTTATCAAATTCAAAAATTAGAACAAGATTTGGACATTATGATCTTTGACCGTTCAGGTCATAAGGCAAACTTCACCGATGCTGGCAAACTGATTTTAGAGCGAGGCCGTGCTATCTTGTCGGCAACAGAGAAGTTGGTTCATGATGCGACTGTCTTAGCAAACGGTTGGGAACTTGATATCACATTGGCTGTTGATGGTCTGATTCCAATTAGCAGCTTTTTCCCATTGGTCGATGCATTAGGCAACGTGAGTAAAACACGAGTTCGCTTGCAGGAAGAAATTTTGGCCGGTTGTTGGGAATCATTAGCCAATGATAGAGCCGATTTGTTGGTATGCCCACGTATCGATACATTACCGCAAGATGTTAAAGCTGAAAAACTGGGTACGTTGACCACAGTATGGGTTGCCGCAACCGATCATTATGTACATAAACGAGCTGGCGAATTCGACGAACAGGCTCGTCAGAAATATCGGGTTATCGCCATTGCCGATACTGCACGAGACCAACCAGCAATGAGTGTGAATATTCTAGAGAAGCAACCCCGTTTAACCGTAACCAATTTAAATGTTAAATGTCAGGCACTTGTTGATGGTTTAGGTATCGGGACGCTTCCAAGCGTCGTGGCACAGCCCTTAATTGATGCTGGCAAACTTAAAATTATCGATGGCTCAGAGCCTCGTGAGTTAGACATTATTATGGCGTGGCGACGCAATAAAATTGGGGAAGCCAAGTCTTGGTGTATTCAATACTTGAAAAAACATTGGCAGCTACGTTAAGCGTATATACCCAAGTAACCTCAAGATGCGGTTTCAGCGAGCATGTATCTTGAGGTCATTTGGGTATAACTCTATAGTTCGTGTCGCTCTATAAGTGGCAGATGCATTTCTGCCACTCCATCGTCAAAATAGATTTCCACTTTAAAGCCAAAACCACGCGCAAGAGCGAGCATGCCTTGGTTAGTCGGCATGGTGATTCCCGACATGCGTAACGTTTGTTTTTCGCGGCAATAATCAATGATTTTTCCCATCAGCTTTTTGCCCAAGCCAATGCCTTTTAAATCCGAACGTACCAAAATAGCAAACTCCGCGTCCGTGTTTTCTGGATTAATCAAAGCCCTAGAAACACCAATAATATGTGAACCTTGCAAAGCAACAAACGCCATCTCTCGGTCATAATCAATTTGAGTCATGTTGGCAAGTGCCTCATGGTTGAATTCGCCCACTTCGGAGAAAAACCGCTTATACAGGTCCTCCTTGGTGACCCGTTGGATAAATGCGGCATGCTGAGGTTCATCCTCGGGAAGAATAGGGCGTACGAGAATATCAACCCCTCGTTTATCCTGCCAACGTTCTATTAGCTCACTTGGGTAAGGGCGAATAGCAAGTCGATTTTGCGCATCTCCATG encodes the following:
- a CDS encoding LysR family transcriptional regulator, yielding MQSPITLEALHILDAIDRRGSFAAAANELNRAPSSLSYQIQKLEQDLDIMIFDRSGHKANFTDAGKLILERGRAILSATEKLVHDATVLANGWELDITLAVDGLIPISSFFPLVDALGNVSKTRVRLQEEILAGCWESLANDRADLLVCPRIDTLPQDVKAEKLGTLTTVWVAATDHYVHKRAGEFDEQARQKYRVIAIADTARDQPAMSVNILEKQPRLTVTNLNVKCQALVDGLGIGTLPSVVAQPLIDAGKLKIIDGSEPRELDIIMAWRRNKIGEAKSWCIQYLKKHWQLR
- a CDS encoding TonB-dependent hemoglobin/transferrin/lactoferrin family receptor, encoding MFNKSIISTAILLALSHNAYAEDTQEQNQFEKVVVTATRSNQTLGNTAASVTIVSADEIERNLNKDLKDIFDDVPGVSVNSADRQGIQNINIRGIEGNRVKILVDGMTQGQSYDGGTTGFINSSAIYIDPDMIKNVQIVKGAASSLYGSDAVGGVVAFETKDPVDFIKEGNNTGGQVKLSYSSKDKSFAENVIVAHRSGDLDSLVSVTRRDGKEVQNFRHSDDEASYSADSQDTAKNDIMLKLQYQLNDDHRIEFIGEDIHNQTDSDIYNANYTGYTGDDTTDKVRLGLKHIWYSHLGMADSIVSQVNWQDKKESNLTHRTYSSSSSYEKKDYVYESKKWEGETQLNKKVTLLGNEHQFTYGANYSYADITNSFVTDTTTSSGTTTSAETVYTPDVKEQKFGVFVQDQISFLNGDLLVTPGLRYDWFNTDPSDVDGESYDSYSDSALTARLGSVYHLNQQNSLFAQVSQGFRAPSFDELYYIYSHPEYGYESIPNADLKAEKSISYELGYRNSNRFSASEISVFYSDYDDFIDQTNQAGDNGLTQYYYTNIDKAKIKGIELANTLRWDELVGAPEGLNTKTVAAYTEGEDGDGEPLDSVNPWNAIVSLNYDSPNQTWGSSVKVNYTAAKHSGDISSSSQTEMRSATVVNITAYYKPIKDLTLSAGVFNLTDKEYYSWNNVRGRNQLYSSDTEAKRNFAVSAKYQF
- a CDS encoding SgrR family transcriptional regulator, which encodes MSSPRLRVQFETLFEYYAGQDTETQLEDVTDILCCTRRNARIVLNKMEEEGWIEWHPAAGRGKLSRLNFKRSRSDVSENLARRYLDEGKIGQALGVLENDAAKLTQVIQSYLGVQHSEGMPVVRLPYYRPLSMLNPAKSMRRSEQHIARQVFSGLTRFDENEDIRPDLAHSWEALSSHHWRFYLRPGVRFHNGELLTTDIVVDSLWRLRTLKLFSHLESVSSPGDWVVDIYLQKADQHLPLWLAETSAKITLPESSRNDDFDLLPVGTGPYRVVLNDDKRLVLQAYDGYFGFRPLLDRVEVWVIDEVHSSLVFPSLTNPIKSGRKTSFTEDVELDPGCTYLLLNRKQGVAAQDEWADYLCNKLSTLNLMRMLPEESIVEMGLLPAHGLKPGWYHRPLTNSIAVPLRGQTIRIAYHARHPMFPLLANAIEKLLHDDGLKVEFVRYEQSVVEPDSINIWIKAMGIANHRDDALAGWLLNDSDIEIMSQHDDFSYWHELIDEWREESDQPFPGREIGKSLIEKRQLVPLFHCWLGVSKDQCGALQNAKCNALGWFDFSQVWIKPDHI
- a CDS encoding hotdog fold thioesterase, yielding MNIWKKPISLEILNATSKNTLIDHLNIVYTEIADESITATMPVCSFTHQPLGMLHGGASVVLAETLGSVAANFCVGDDEFCVGLDINANHVRSMRDGMVIGTATPIHRGVSTQVWQINITDERDRLVCTSRLTIAVRKVRKPE
- a CDS encoding PhnA domain-containing protein; amino-acid sequence: MSTEATLLARCNSKCELCSADAPLAPFVVAPHTQITVDHAVMLCDTCKGQIENPETVDVNHWRCLNDSMWSQEAPVQVMAWRQLKGLAAEQGWAQDLLDMMYMEEDVANWAAIGMDDDAEKPRDVNGVELKKGDDVTIIKDLPVKGSSQVIKQGTVIRGISLSDDPKLISGKANGQSMYVIAEYCRKK
- a CDS encoding methyl-accepting chemotaxis protein is translated as MSKLGFKRTLILSSALITGLSVGTSNYFNYRSASEILTTTIYQNTTNYVHQIAGKLTSFITQKSRAIDNLAQDYQKNNYTSNHAQNMRIAASASDIFNITIGFDNGDAYCSYPLPGWTDFKNPPTYNASQRPWFKDAMSASGLIYTDPYADATTQELMVSIGKRAGTRSVVLADIPLTVLKDVVNSVEMKGAVTLIMQDDSSILASTSTAVKVGQKLMDFGSLSHLVDKIKRGDRSIDYKLGDVDKVMFSEKIQYGDKNWYLLVGLDKSVVFASLDSMAKQTIILTIICVVIAVLLTMLLLNILYRPILALKETIHTLSSGEGDLTRRLDVTSNDDLGIIAEDVNTFISHLQKMMLQIEDFSGQLVNNISSLERTSTQNSTILNQHVRETEQISTAIEEMSATANMMAQNAQESVEYTKEVSQMGSSSLRTLNNAKSYVDRLVSDVENTASSMSNMSDETKGINQILSVIGDIAAQTNLLALNAAIEAARAGEQGRGFAVVADEVRALASRTQESTEEIERALTKLLDGSQEVLSLMEGTKSTCHETFNGTTEVETSLNSLTSQVGNITDLSIKIATSAEEQDRVTAEISKNMSEITDIVKQLNQNDVDSSAQVNDISGINERLATIVGKFKLR
- a CDS encoding DUF3389 family protein; its protein translation is MLIEFSQGKIIVTPHEIVVKLSSLPQCVLQAEQSAVSLFGAGANVMMANVGGVKWSLKLDSEEQIQTISQELGCEIA